From one Butyricimonas faecihominis genomic stretch:
- a CDS encoding TonB-dependent receptor, with the protein MKKKVEIIKTGANKIAVGIFLLFISTLCCPKQLFASEFIEVQQQDQKKVTLNLKDRTLVNILSEIKRQTGLAYGFRDNRDATSNERFSIQVKEVSVDSALTVLLKGSKYSHQIVGDLILISTKKDKTAEEQKDLIMVKGTVVDENGNPIPGATILVHGTSRGIASDMEGRYSIEAKPDDVLKITFVGYKDEVIPIKGKTKIDVRLNPTVENIEEVAVVAFGTQKKESVVSAITTVDASMLKSSNSDLTSQFAGKIAGMIGWQQGGIPGALTEEEMNTKFYIRGITSFQSGANIDPLILLDGVEASKLDLARIDPEDIETFSVMKDASATAMYGARGANGVIIVTTKKGQEGSVYTSVRYEAIATMPTDEIDVVDPITWMEMYNQALLSRDPNATPKYSAERISRTGSKKYPDFVYPTNDWYDVLFKNFSINHHMGINIRGGSKVIQYYASVNHNRDEGMLKTDRLNQFKVNIKNNNTSFRLNLNIDLSKGIKLVVNSFTTLDSYHGPLEDVKTAYSLAFYANPVDFSPTYPADDTYNWPHLRFGKSRDSENPYALIQRGYVDRSRFSTINRLEYIQNLSFLLKGLEFRGDVSFSQAGYYSNPYMTTPFYYSLLDYDHVTGKHTLEALNPDEGKRTLSKGNGTTTGSNQLAYNIKILHTAAWKDHTTSYLAVLSGQESLQSTPNSVLDGIRRRNLGLSMRLSYGYKERYYLEGSFGYNGSERFAKDHRMGFFPSVGGAWVVSKEPFLLSSSKWLSFLKLRLSYGKVGNDGIINTPRFVHLPSIGQDQPSGSFRPGLGQISRYRITGYQNNDVTWEIAEQANLGLETKFFNGLFEATVDIYQQVRHNVLANRTVIPEAMGLGLQPLDNIGKVRSRGLDFAGKIQHAFNSDLWVILNGTFTYSKATYREIEEAADKPEWQWKKGHDISQQVGYIAEGLFRDQMEIDNSPVQGGDLMPGDIRYRDINDDGVIDVKDAVHIGFPTTPRIIYGFNGFINYKGLEFSFAFQGSGQRGFFINPAAISPFYGNHALLTAIYKDHWSVDNQAERPLWPRLSTKSITAHNPQEDYTTDKETRMSTYFLKECRFLRCTSLELGYNLPKKWSRKLALKNLKVYVRANNPFLISNFDLWDVELGGNGFNYPIQKTYSVGLNVNF; encoded by the coding sequence TTTATAGAAGTACAACAACAAGATCAAAAGAAGGTTACTTTAAACTTGAAGGACAGGACTTTAGTAAATATCCTGTCGGAAATTAAAAGACAAACGGGTTTGGCTTATGGCTTCCGCGATAATCGGGATGCCACTTCGAATGAACGTTTTTCGATTCAGGTGAAGGAAGTCAGTGTCGATTCTGCCTTGACCGTATTGTTGAAAGGATCAAAGTATTCCCACCAGATCGTGGGCGATTTAATCCTGATCAGTACAAAAAAAGATAAAACTGCCGAAGAACAGAAGGACTTGATCATGGTGAAGGGAACGGTCGTTGACGAGAATGGGAACCCGATTCCCGGGGCTACAATTCTTGTTCACGGAACATCTCGGGGTATCGCTTCGGACATGGAAGGACGGTATTCAATCGAGGCCAAACCGGATGACGTGCTGAAGATTACCTTCGTGGGGTATAAGGATGAAGTAATCCCAATCAAGGGTAAGACTAAAATCGACGTCCGACTGAATCCAACGGTTGAAAATATCGAAGAGGTTGCTGTTGTTGCTTTCGGTACGCAGAAAAAGGAGAGTGTGGTTTCGGCCATTACGACAGTGGATGCTTCCATGTTGAAGTCTTCCAATAGTGATCTGACCTCCCAGTTTGCTGGGAAAATTGCCGGTATGATTGGTTGGCAACAGGGAGGTATTCCCGGAGCCTTGACCGAGGAGGAAATGAATACGAAGTTTTACATTCGCGGTATTACTTCTTTTCAATCGGGAGCAAATATTGATCCGCTGATTCTGTTGGATGGGGTGGAGGCCTCTAAGTTGGATTTGGCCCGTATTGATCCGGAAGATATTGAGACTTTCAGTGTGATGAAGGATGCTTCTGCCACGGCGATGTATGGTGCCAGGGGGGCAAACGGGGTAATTATAGTGACGACCAAGAAAGGGCAGGAAGGTTCGGTCTATACTTCTGTTCGTTATGAGGCGATAGCAACGATGCCGACAGATGAGATTGATGTCGTGGACCCGATCACGTGGATGGAAATGTATAATCAAGCTCTGTTGAGCCGAGATCCTAATGCCACTCCTAAATATTCGGCAGAGCGAATTTCCAGAACAGGAAGTAAGAAATATCCTGATTTCGTTTATCCGACCAATGACTGGTACGATGTCTTGTTCAAAAATTTCTCGATAAACCATCACATGGGAATTAACATTCGTGGGGGATCAAAAGTGATTCAGTACTATGCTTCCGTTAATCATAACCGGGATGAAGGGATGTTGAAGACCGACCGATTGAATCAATTTAAGGTGAATATTAAGAATAATAATACTTCTTTTCGGTTGAATTTGAATATCGATTTGAGTAAAGGCATTAAATTGGTTGTAAACTCTTTCACCACGCTCGATTCTTACCATGGGCCTTTGGAAGATGTAAAAACAGCCTATTCTTTGGCTTTTTATGCTAATCCGGTGGATTTTTCCCCGACTTACCCGGCTGATGACACGTACAATTGGCCGCATTTACGTTTTGGAAAGTCGCGGGATAGCGAGAATCCGTACGCCTTGATCCAGCGGGGATACGTGGATCGGAGCCGTTTTTCCACGATAAACCGTTTGGAATACATCCAGAATCTCTCTTTTCTGTTGAAAGGACTTGAATTCCGGGGAGATGTTTCTTTCAGTCAAGCCGGTTATTATTCCAATCCATACATGACAACGCCTTTCTACTATAGTTTGTTAGATTATGATCATGTTACTGGTAAACATACTTTAGAAGCATTAAATCCGGATGAGGGAAAAAGAACTTTATCCAAGGGGAATGGAACAACAACCGGATCGAATCAGCTGGCTTATAATATTAAGATTCTGCACACGGCGGCATGGAAAGACCACACGACTTCTTATTTGGCCGTGTTATCCGGACAAGAGTCCCTTCAGTCTACTCCCAATAGCGTATTGGACGGTATCCGTCGACGTAATCTAGGGTTATCCATGCGTCTTTCATACGGATACAAGGAACGGTATTATCTTGAAGGTAGTTTCGGTTATAATGGTTCAGAACGTTTTGCGAAGGATCATCGGATGGGATTCTTCCCTTCGGTTGGAGGTGCATGGGTTGTTTCCAAGGAGCCGTTTTTATTGAGTTCGTCTAAATGGTTGTCATTTTTGAAACTGAGATTATCTTATGGAAAAGTCGGGAATGATGGTATCATTAATACCCCGCGTTTCGTGCATCTTCCGAGCATAGGGCAAGATCAACCGTCTGGTTCGTTCCGTCCGGGATTAGGACAGATTTCGAGATATAGAATCACCGGTTATCAAAATAATGATGTGACTTGGGAAATTGCAGAACAGGCGAATCTGGGACTTGAAACCAAGTTTTTTAATGGCTTGTTTGAGGCTACGGTTGATATCTATCAACAAGTTCGTCATAACGTGTTGGCTAACCGTACGGTTATTCCGGAAGCGATGGGACTGGGACTCCAACCATTGGATAATATTGGTAAAGTTCGATCTCGCGGGCTTGATTTTGCGGGTAAGATTCAGCATGCTTTCAATTCGGATCTTTGGGTAATTCTAAATGGTACGTTTACCTATAGTAAAGCAACCTATCGGGAAATCGAAGAAGCTGCCGATAAGCCGGAGTGGCAATGGAAAAAGGGACACGACATTTCGCAACAGGTCGGTTATATTGCCGAGGGGTTGTTCCGTGACCAGATGGAGATCGACAACTCTCCGGTTCAAGGTGGAGATTTAATGCCGGGAGATATTCGTTACCGGGATATTAATGACGATGGCGTGATAGATGTGAAAGATGCTGTGCATATCGGTTTTCCGACAACGCCCCGTATCATTTACGGATTTAATGGTTTTATCAATTACAAAGGACTGGAATTCAGTTTTGCTTTCCAAGGGTCCGGACAGCGAGGATTCTTTATTAATCCGGCAGCGATCTCTCCTTTTTATGGGAATCATGCTTTGCTGACGGCGATTTATAAGGATCACTGGTCTGTGGATAATCAGGCGGAAAGACCGTTATGGCCCCGGTTATCGACAAAGAGTATCACGGCTCACAATCCACAGGAAGATTATACAACAGATAAAGAAACTCGAATGAGTACCTATTTTTTGAAAGAGTGCCGTTTCTTGCGTTGTACGTCGTTGGAATTAGGATATAATCTTCCCAAAAAGTGGTCACGTAAATTGGCATTGAAGAACTTAAAGGTGTATGTGCGTGCCAATAACCCGTTCTTAATCTCGAACTTTGATCTTTGGGATGTGGAGTTAGGAGGAAATGGATTTAATTATCCGATACAAAAAACCTATTCGGTTGGTTTGAATGTAAACTTTTAA
- a CDS encoding RagB/SusD family nutrient uptake outer membrane protein codes for MRKYFISVIAIVALAFTACDDYLDQVPEKDVETFESIFERRASADIWLTQATEFMAGSFFTGFGGNAGVVGADEFVTGNYFRDNNIAKLFNIADGLQMSQDPLGNIWTTTYYSIRMLNTFISNIDNVYDLTAAEKRNWKAEAIAVKAFYYFELMRRYGPIVLVPKNIDVNADLAEMQIPRSHVDTCFNEVVRLLDEAIPDLLYGKERLISHKLFLSKEGAMALKARVLLYQASPLFNGNEYYVNFKGKKGEQLFSTEYDPEKWKRAAEAADAAVEMCESRGYKLKTGEGNKATKLLNQMRDIEMSIWEPNYEGEEAVFLTGNASIMNSYIMFTLPLFPEGHSDRDALLTGCVAPSMKMVEMFYTKNGLPLNMDKEWDYANRYKLGREVNNDYQNVVALNEDVLNLHLKREPRFYANVAADRCYWQRGPAANKNMLVQAYRGEAFGIHESFLLYSQPQNLCGYYVKKFSRSEVQTYQYTSNTGSLGDCRWPMIRLAELYLIQAEAWNEYLSKPDDKVYESLNKVRRRAGIPDVEIAWKEHSSQPHKIETKEGMREIIQQENFVEFAFEGHRFWDLRRWKLAHLELNDKLLGWNVLGENARTFYNNFEGPVVVWDKAKFVAPRDYLFPIKAEEAMIAGYVQNPGW; via the coding sequence ATGAGAAAATATTTTATATCTGTTATTGCGATTGTTGCATTGGCTTTTACGGCTTGTGACGATTATCTGGATCAGGTGCCGGAAAAGGACGTGGAGACGTTTGAATCCATTTTCGAACGTAGGGCGAGTGCTGATATATGGTTGACTCAGGCTACAGAGTTTATGGCTGGATCTTTTTTCACCGGGTTTGGTGGTAATGCAGGAGTTGTCGGGGCGGATGAATTCGTTACCGGGAATTATTTTCGGGATAACAATATCGCTAAATTATTCAATATTGCGGATGGCCTGCAAATGAGTCAGGATCCGTTAGGAAACATTTGGACAACAACTTATTATTCGATCCGGATGTTGAATACGTTTATTTCCAATATTGATAATGTGTACGATTTGACAGCTGCCGAGAAGAGAAATTGGAAAGCAGAGGCGATAGCCGTAAAAGCTTTTTATTATTTTGAATTGATGAGACGTTACGGCCCCATTGTATTAGTACCGAAGAATATTGACGTGAATGCTGATTTGGCCGAAATGCAGATCCCTCGCTCGCACGTGGATACTTGTTTTAATGAGGTCGTTCGTTTACTGGATGAGGCGATTCCGGATTTGTTATATGGTAAAGAGAGATTAATTTCTCATAAACTCTTCTTGAGCAAGGAAGGTGCGATGGCATTAAAAGCCCGCGTGTTACTTTATCAAGCATCACCTCTTTTCAACGGGAATGAGTATTACGTGAATTTTAAGGGAAAAAAGGGAGAACAGTTGTTCAGTACGGAATACGATCCGGAAAAATGGAAACGGGCGGCGGAGGCTGCAGATGCTGCGGTGGAGATGTGTGAAAGTCGGGGATATAAATTAAAGACGGGTGAAGGAAATAAGGCAACCAAGTTGTTGAATCAGATGCGAGATATTGAAATGTCGATCTGGGAACCGAATTACGAGGGCGAGGAAGCTGTTTTCCTAACCGGAAATGCTTCGATAATGAATTCGTATATCATGTTCACATTACCTCTTTTCCCCGAAGGTCATTCGGATCGGGATGCGTTATTGACCGGATGTGTGGCTCCGAGTATGAAGATGGTTGAGATGTTTTATACCAAAAATGGTCTTCCCTTGAACATGGATAAGGAATGGGATTATGCCAATCGTTACAAATTGGGACGGGAAGTGAACAATGATTACCAGAATGTTGTGGCATTAAATGAGGATGTTTTGAATCTACATCTGAAACGGGAGCCTCGTTTCTATGCCAACGTGGCTGCCGATCGGTGCTATTGGCAACGCGGACCTGCCGCGAACAAGAATATGCTTGTACAAGCTTATCGGGGAGAGGCATTCGGAATTCACGAGTCTTTTTTGTTGTATTCTCAACCGCAAAATTTGTGCGGTTATTACGTGAAGAAATTCTCTCGTTCGGAGGTACAGACTTATCAATATACGAGTAATACCGGTAGTTTGGGCGATTGTCGGTGGCCGATGATCCGTTTGGCAGAACTTTATCTGATTCAGGCTGAGGCGTGGAATGAGTATTTGAGCAAACCGGATGATAAGGTGTATGAATCTTTAAACAAAGTGCGTAGGCGTGCCGGTATTCCCGACGTGGAAATTGCTTGGAAGGAACATTCCTCTCAACCACATAAGATTGAGACAAAAGAAGGAATGAGAGAGATTATTCAACAGGAAAATTTTGTAGAATTTGCTTTTGAGGGCCATCGGTTCTGGGATTTGCGGCGTTGGAAATTGGCTCATCTGGAATTGAATGACAAACTTTTGGGATGGAATGTTTTGGGGGAGAATGCCCGTACGTTCTATAATAACTTCGAAGGTCCGGTGGTTGTATGGGATAAGGCGAAGTTCGTGGCTCCGCGGGATTATCTTTTCCCGATAAAGGCGGAAGAAGCTATGATTGCCGGGTACGTGCAGAATCCCGGATGGTAA
- a CDS encoding DUF4959 domain-containing protein, translated as MMKNTILILLLIFGLFACEDNDSYFDASIPQENVSFEAIPGGAIMRYTLPENTDIFAVRAEYEDYKGKKMIKIASYAYDSLVLDGFNEARNNVPVRVSLLNQSNEASKAMEFTFNTQDSGPVAFFNNIEVLPYWDGFQVKYKVPCAATGLCNVFFIGTNPMTKELDTLLLETFAIEAGENVKYYSLAQKRDMNTVVVKTEDFRGNVAMQKIYEGIASYNVEKLDPSNFEWLDPFSLSVENDNQGFMVGWKYLFDGDVKGSRKLAFQESWGNTLSPANMYSFVTLPYAVNKPDAPKYFILDIKEPKQVSSIRMYGMLNLNTMTKPSVFVTCYGTMLPNDVTIYASNDKDDNNSWVKVGNFYQSLTAAVPWIQRAGDVDNSTKIKTTSELEAVEPCYLTVNFSVDNPPYRYFKVEFNSVFKKIPNQYYENTTERVTLHEVEVYGK; from the coding sequence ATGATGAAAAATACAATTTTGATATTATTACTGATATTCGGATTGTTTGCCTGTGAGGACAACGATTCCTATTTTGACGCTTCGATTCCCCAGGAAAATGTTTCGTTCGAGGCCATTCCGGGAGGGGCTATCATGCGTTACACCTTACCTGAAAATACAGATATTTTTGCCGTTAGAGCAGAGTATGAAGATTATAAGGGAAAGAAAATGATCAAGATCGCCTCGTATGCTTATGATTCTCTCGTACTTGACGGGTTTAACGAGGCTCGAAATAACGTGCCGGTACGGGTGTCATTGTTGAATCAGAGTAACGAGGCATCGAAAGCGATGGAGTTTACTTTCAACACGCAGGATTCCGGTCCGGTGGCTTTCTTTAACAATATAGAAGTGCTGCCTTATTGGGATGGATTCCAGGTGAAATATAAAGTTCCCTGTGCGGCTACCGGACTTTGTAACGTGTTTTTTATCGGGACAAATCCGATGACAAAGGAATTAGATACCCTTTTACTGGAGACTTTTGCCATTGAGGCCGGGGAGAATGTGAAATATTATTCTTTGGCTCAAAAAAGAGACATGAATACGGTTGTCGTGAAGACGGAAGATTTCAGGGGAAATGTGGCCATGCAGAAAATATACGAGGGAATTGCCTCGTATAACGTGGAAAAATTGGATCCATCGAATTTCGAATGGTTAGACCCGTTCTCTTTGTCCGTGGAGAACGATAACCAAGGATTTATGGTTGGTTGGAAGTATCTTTTTGATGGCGATGTAAAAGGGTCCCGGAAATTGGCTTTTCAAGAATCTTGGGGTAACACGCTGTCTCCGGCGAATATGTATTCTTTTGTAACCCTCCCCTATGCGGTGAATAAGCCGGATGCCCCGAAATATTTTATTTTGGATATTAAGGAACCCAAGCAAGTGTCCAGTATTAGAATGTACGGGATGTTAAATCTGAATACTATGACAAAACCGTCTGTTTTCGTAACCTGTTATGGAACGATGTTGCCTAATGATGTCACGATATATGCCTCTAATGATAAAGATGATAACAATTCTTGGGTCAAAGTGGGTAATTTCTATCAGTCGCTGACAGCGGCGGTTCCATGGATACAACGTGCTGGTGATGTTGACAATTCCACGAAAATAAAGACAACCAGTGAACTGGAAGCCGTTGAACCATGTTACCTTACGGTTAATTTTTCTGTTGATAATCCTCCCTACAGGTATTTCAAAGTTGAATTTAACAGTGTTTTCAAGAAAATACCGAATCAATATTATGAGAATACCACGGAACGGGTGACTTTGCATGAGGTTGAAGTATACGGGAAATAA